ACGGCCAACATGATTACAGACTGCCACGTCCACATCGCACCGGTTGAGATGTTTAAACCCGCGGCACTCGAGTTGATGAAAAAGAAGCGGCCGAATTTCGCCTCTATCGTCGAATACTGCCGCTCGCCAAAATCCTTTCTTCATCACCTCGACGACGCTGGAGTCGATCGCGCCATGCTTATCAATTATGTGGCGCCGGAAATCATTGGATTCACGGCTGGCGTCAATCAATGGGTGGTCGATTACTGCAAGCACAATCCGTCGCGGCTACTGGCCTGCGGCAGCCTGCATCCGCGGCATAGCACCAACATCATGGCCGATGTGGAGCAGCTGGTTCGGCTGGGAGTGCGCCTGATTAAGATTCATCCACCACATCAACTTCTGTTCCCAAATGGCTATTTGCATGGGGTAAAGGAGCTGGAAATCATCTACCGGGCAGCCGAGGCGAACGGTATTCCGGTGATGTTCCACACCGGGACATCCATCTTTCCGGGCGCACGCAACAAATATGGCGATCCCATCCACATCGATGACGTCGCAGTGGACTTTCCGCGGCTTCGGATTCTGCTGGCGCACGGCGGTCGACCCCTGTGGATGAATACCGCATTTTTTCTGATACGGCGGCATGCGCACGTCTATCTCGATATCAGCAGCATCCCGCCGCAGGCTCTGCTGAAGTATTTTCCGCGGCTGGAGGAAATTGCTCAGAAAACGCTGTTCGGCAGCGACTGGCCTGGTCCGGGTGTACCGGAAATAAAAGGAAACATCGAAGCCTTTCGCGCTTTGCCGCTCAGTGAGACCGCCAAGGAGCAGATCCTAAGCCAGACCGCGCTCAGCCTGTGGCCGGCATGATCGCCCTCAGCAGTTTCTGGCGTCACTCTCCCAGCAAGGGCGGAACATAAAGGGGTCGGAATCGAGTGAGACTTGGATTCACAGCGAATTCACCAAAGTCAAATCAAATGAGAGATAAAATTCGCAGCCTCAGGAGGCATTCATGGAGCGCGCAACTGGTATTGGAGGCATCTTTTTCAAGTGCGATGATCCCGAAAAAATGTATCAGTGGTACGAGAAGCACCTTGGGCTGAAGCGAGTTGGTGGAGCAGTCGGGTTCGAATGGCGTCACAAGGATGAGGACAAACCAGGAATGACCGTCTGGAGCCTGTTTCCGCGAACCTCTACCTATTTCGATCCCAGCCAGGCAAACTTCATGATCAATTACTGCGTGGAAAACCTGGACGCGCTGTTAGAGAGGCTGCGCGCGGAAGGCGTGGAAATCGATCCCAAACGCGAGGACCATGAGTACGGTCGATTCGCCTGGATTATGGATCCCGAAGGCAACCGCATCGAATTGTGGGAACCGCCGAAGACCCAGGCAATGTGAGTTTCCCGCCCTGTCGCTCCAAAAACCGGGAGCGACAAGGGCAGGCCACCCAATCTGCAAAAATCTCACGAAAAGGTTGCTGCAGCCCTATTTTCCCTTTGCCGCCCCCGCGTTGCCGTTCATCAGTTCATCGGCCAGGGCGGCAGCGCCGTAAATCTTCCGCAGTGCCTCCTGGATCGCTCGAGCATCCACATGAATGGATCGCGCTTGCTTGTCGCTGTAGGCAAACCGCCATGCCAGGGACTGGATGTTGCCATCAAAGATAATGCCGACTACTTCGCCATCTCTGTTGATCACCGGGCTGCCGGAATTGCCTCCGATAATGTCGGGCGTGGCGACAATATTGAAGGGGGCTTCTAAATCCAGCTTGGACTTGTTCTTCATCCAGCTTTCCGGCAATTGGTACGGATCCTTATTTCCATGTTCCGCAGCATGTTCGTAGGCTCCGCCCATGGTGGTGAAGTAGGGAAGATGTTTTCCGTTTTCTTCGTACCCGCGCACCGCACCGTAGCTCAAGCGCAGCGTGAAGGTGGCATCTGGCGGCACATTCAGTCCGCCTTGAGCAAATCGGGCCTTGGCCAGGATGCCGCCATCCCGTTTCTCCACGGCGTCCACCTGATCGTCATATTGCTTGCGGACTTTGCGGGCCTCGGGATCGATCATGCGCATCAGCACGATCAGTGGGTCTTTGCTGGCTTCGATCGCCGTCTGTCCGCCGTTATAGAGCTGCTTACGATAAGCAACGTCATCGAGTTTAGTGCCTGGGATCAGCTCGTCAGCTCGCTGCGCGGGCGTCTTGCCATTGAGGACTTTGCGCACCAGATCGGCATCTTCCTTTACCAGGCTCTGCATTTCCTGTAGCGACTCCGTCAAAATGGCGGTCTCCAGCGTTTTATAAATGGGTGCGGTGGAGAAGAGGTCCTGCTCGACGGAGGAAAGATTCGATTCCCGATACTCGCGAAGCCGCTCGCCATTGGGCTTGGTTTTTTCGGCCGCAAGGCGTACCAGGTCGCGGGCATAGCCGCACAGATTTCCACGGAAGCCCGCGCGCCGTTCAAAGTAAAACAGCGGGAAGAAAATCTGCCGCTGTACTTGCATGGCATTTTCAATCTCTCCCCAGGGATTTCCGAATTCCGCGCTCTTCTTGGGATCAGCCGCGACATCGTCCCTAAGCTTTTTCTCTTCTTCCTGCTTGCTTGCCAGAAGGCTGGGATCGTTAAGTCCGTCGTTGTAGCCAGTGATGGCCTTGAGGCTGTTTTCCAAGCTAAAGATGCCTTCCTGGGCGATGCGGGCATTCTCCGGTGATTTCGCGGCGAAGTCTTTCAGCCAGGCAATCCGCCGCTTGAGCGATGCCAGCTGCCACGGATACTGCATGTCTTTAAGAAACTTCAACTGCGCCACGGTAAGCAGGCGGCCGGTGGATCCGGGGTTTCCCGAGACAAGAACCAGATCGCCTTCCTTAACGCCGGTTCGCGTCCAGCGAAGATAGTCTTTCAACTGCGCCGGTTTGTCGTTCTCGTAAACACGAAAGAAGGTGATATCCAGGTCGTAGCGCGGATAGTTGAAATTGTCGGGATCGCCGCCAAAAAATGCGGCGTCGAACTCGGGCGCGAATACCAGACGCACGTCTGTGTACTTCTTGTACTTATAGAGCTGGTACATGCCACCGGAGTAGAAAGTGACGACATCACAACGCAAACCGGTGCTGGTGTTGCAGTCACGCTCGATCGCAGCCATGGCAGAACGCATCGCCGCGCCTGCCTGCGCGGAATTCATTTCCTTGGTTACGGCAGAATTGACTTTGTCGGTCACGTCCTCGATACCCACCAACTGGTTGAGCTCGAGATTGGGACACTTTGCTTCCTGGGCCCGAGTGGGGGCATAGAAGCCGGTTTTCATGTAGTCCTGGCCGCTCTTGGAGAGGTCCTGAATACATTCAGCTCCCACGTGGTGATTGGTGAATGTGAGGCCATCGGCAGAAACAAAGGAGCCCGATCCACCGTTGTTGAATCGCACCGAGGACAAACGTACGTGATCCAGCCAAGTTTGCGCAGGTTCGAAACCGTAAGCCGTCTTCACCTTGGCTTTGGGAAAAGCGTTGAACAGCCACATGCCTTCGTCCGCGGCTGCCCTGGGGAGCAGCGCGGCGAATAGGACAGCAAGTAAGCAGAGAGCTAAGTACCGCGATCTGGGAGATTGCATGAGGGCTCCAGGCCCATTCCCTTATCGGGTCCGGGCGAATAGTCAAACGTTTCAATATACGGATTGCCTGCGCTCTCGGGCAATGATTAAGGTGGCAGGCGCTTGTGATCCGGCGCAGGCCCGCCTTGGAAAAGCCAGCTCCTTTCGGGTATAAAAGAGGGTTGGCCGGGCCGGAGCGGAGCTACGGTTTCGGATCTATTCGCATCTCAACCTTAAAGACTCAATCGAGGCGCTTATGTCCACCAGCATGGTAGCCAGCAAGGGTTTGGAAGGTGTCGTTGCGGCGCACTCCAGCATTTGCTTTATCGATGGGGATCGGGGTGTTCTCGCCTACCGTGGATACGACATTCACGAACTCGCCGATCATTCCACCTTCGAAGAGGTCTGTCACCTGCTTTGGTATGGACGCTTGCCTAACCAACAGGAACTGGAGAACCTCGCTATCAGCCTGTGGCGGGAAAGCAAACTGGACGCAGCCATTATCAGCCTTCTGCGGCAGGTTCCGAAGCACGCGCTGCCCATGGACGTGCTGCGGACCACGGTTTCCGCGCTGGCCTATTACGAACCGGAGGAGAAAGCCGGCGATCACGAGGCCAATGTCCGCAAAGCCATTCGATTGACAGCGCAGATCTCGATGATCGTGGCTTACTACGATCGCATTCGCAAAGGGCTGCCCCTGGTTGAGCCGGACCGTTACCTCAATCACGCCGGCAATTTCCTGTACATGCTTACCGGCAATCGCCCATCTGCGACGGCCTCGCGTGCCCTGGATGTGGCTCTGATCCTGCATGCCGACCATGAATTGAACGCCTCCACCTTTGCCGCCCGGGTGACCGCGGCTACCCTCTCCGACATGCATTCCGCCGTGACATCAGCGATTGGAGCCCTCAAGGGGCCATTGCACGGAGGCGCCAACGAAACCGTGTTCCAGATGCTTGAAGGTATCGATCAGGCTGGAGCTGACCCGGTTGAATACGTAAAGGGCATGCTGGCGCAGAAAAAGAAGGTTCCTGGCTTCGGTCATCGCGTCTATCACACCGAGGATCCTCGTGCCACGCACCTTCGCCGAATGTCCCAAGATCTAGGCAAGTCGGCCGGCGAGACCAAGTGGTTTGAGTTCTCTTACAAGATCGAGGAATTTATCCGCAGCGATAAGAAGCTGAACGCCAACGTAGACTTCTACTCGGCATCTACCTACCACACTTTGGGAATTGACCTCGATCTGTTTACGCCTATCTTCGCGGTTTCGCGCATCTCGGGGTGGACTGCGCACGTCATCGAGCAGCTTGACGATAACCGGCTAATTCGCCCCCGGGCGGAGTACGGGGGACCGCTTTATCCGCAGCACTACGTGCCCATCGGCCAGCGCAAGTAGGTCGAGGGATTGGCTGTCTAGCTTCGCGCGGGAAAGCTCTGAAAGGGCGCGGCTTCAGCCGCGCCATATCCCCCTGATTCAGAATTCTCATCCTCGCCATCACATCCGTCATCTCTTGAAGCAAGGGATAGAATCGTATACAGATGCGCCGAGCCTATATCGACAATAACGCGACCACGCCGGTCCTCCTGCCGGTGTTGGAGGCGATGCAGCCGTATTTTCTTGAGCAGTTTGGCAACGCCTCATCCATCCATCACCATGGGCAGCACACGCGGGCAGCGGTAGAGCAGGCGCGGGAATCGATTGCTGAGTTGCTGGGCGCGCGGCCGCCAGAGGTCGTATTTACCAGCGGGGGTACCGAAGCTGACAACCTGGCGCTTTTTGGACTGGTTCGTCCTGGCGATCACCTGATCACTTCGCAGGTCGAGCACCACGCAGTGCTCAATTCTGCCAAGCGTCTGGAAGCGATGGGATGCGAAGTCACATACCTGCCGGTGGACGGCGGAGGGCTGATCGACCTCGAAAAGCTGCGGCGGTCGGTGCGTTCCAATACGCGCCTGATCTCGATTATTTTCGCCAACAATGAAACTGGCGTAACTCAACCTGTAGTCGAGATTGGCCGCATTGCCGCGGACGCCGACGTGTACTTCCACACCGACGCGGTACAGGCAGCCGGCAAGGTTCCGATCAATGTGCAAGACATCGGCTGCGACCTGCTCTCCCTCTCCGGCCACAAGATCCATGCCCCGCAGGGCGTCGGGGTCCTCTATGTGCGCAAGGGGACGCTTCTGCAGCCCATGCTCTATGGAGGGCGCCACGAGCGCTCTCGGCGTGCTGGCACGGAGAATGTTCCGGGAATCGTCGCTCTCGGCAAGGCGGCGGAACTGGCGCGTCTGGGTTTCACCGACGGCAGCGTCGAGCGAATTCGCCAGCTCCGGGATCGCATAGAAACCACGATTCTGGCAGAGATCGATCAAGTCGGGGTGAATGGAGGCGGCGCGCCCCGGGTGCCTAATACGACCAACATCTACTTCGATTGTATTGAGGGCGAGGCGTTGGTGATCGCTCTGGACCTGAAGGGCGTGGCCGTCTCAACTGGGGCTGCCTGCTCCTCCGGCGCCATTGAGCCGTCTCATGTTCTGACAGCTATGGGACTCGCGCCTGAGCGGGCGCGTGCCAGCCTGCGCTTCAGCCTGGGCAAGCAGAATACTTCGGCTGACGTCGATCTGCTGCTGTCCATCCTGCCTGAAACCGTAGCCCGCCTGCGTGAACTTTCCCCGGTTTACAATGGAAAAGAGGCGGTAAGAAGCTAACAGGGCGCTTTTGGGGTGTCCCGGTTTTTCCTACTTCGCAGATCACCCGATCCTAATTCGACGATGACTCCAGGTAGCACTATCGCGGTTGCCATGTCGGGCGGTGTCGATTCCTCGGCCGTCGCCGCCATGCTCCGTTCCGAGGGACACGAGGTAATTGGGCTGACCATGCAACTCTGGAACCAGCGGCGCCTGGCGGGCCAGAACGGTATGCCGGAGGCCGTCCACGGCCGTTGCTGTTCGCTGGATGACGTTTACGACGCGCGGCGTGTAGCCGAGAAGTTGGGGATCCCCTACTACGTGGTCAATCAGGAGCAGCGCTTCGAGAGCGACGTAGTGCGTCCTTTTGTGCAGGAGTATCTGTCCGGGAGAACGCCGATCCCCTGCAGCCTTTGCAACAATCATTTGAAGTTCGACCAGTTGCTGATCACTGCGCGGCAGATTGGCGCGGAACGCCTGGCAACAGGGCACTATGCGCGCGTGGAGTACGATTCCGACCGTGACCGCTGGCTGCTGAAGCGTCCCGCTGACTCGGCCCGTGATCAGACCTACTTCCTGTTTGGTCTCACCCAGGAGCAACTGAGCCGCACGCTTTTCCCACTCGGTCACCTGCAGAAGGCCGAGGTCCGCGAAATCGCGCGTTCCCACGGCTTGGCCCTGGCCGACAAGCCCGACTCGCAGGAGATCTGCTTCGTCCCCGGGGGCGACTACAAGCAGTTCATCGACGCCTACCTGGCCGAACAAAGTGAGGCACTGCCCGACACCTCGGGTGAACTGGTTACTACCACCGGCGAAGTGCTAGGGACCCATCCGGGCATTCACAACTTCACGGTTGGGCAGCGCAAGGGGCTGGGAATAGCGGCAGGATTTCCGCTCTATGTCCTTGGGATCAACGGAAACAAGCGCCAGGTGGTAGTCGGAGAGGATCGTGGTCTCTGGTCAACTACGCTGCGCGCCATTCGTGTGAATTGGATCGCCCCGACGAATGGTGAGCTGCAGCACCCGCTACGTGTTACCGCCAAAATCCGCAACCGCCACCAGCCTGCCGCTGCAACAGTAGAGGCTATTTCAGACGAAGAGGTGTTGGTTACGTTTGACGAGCCGCAGCGGGCCATCACACCCGGTCAGGCGGTGGTTTTCTATCAGGATGACGTAGTGGTCGGCGGCGGCTGGATTACGTGAGGCATCCTGAACTGTGAAAGTGTAGCCGCGCGACCGTGGAGATTCTGCAGGGCTGAAGCCCGGATCCATTGGGCTTTTCAAAGCAGGCCTGAAGGGCTGGTCCACCCCTGGTGAATAGATCTTAGCGAGCTAGTGAAGCGCGTTCTAGTGTTCTGCGCCCAACGTCACACAAACAGTTCGTCCTGCTGGGTGGCGCCGTTGCGCGAGCGCCGCGAGCGTCCCAGGAACACTCCGATTCCGGTGGAGACGGCTTGCAGAATAGCTGAGAGCTGACGCACAGGCGCATTCACAGTGGTTTGCACTGTCTCGCTCGCTGTTTCCACCTTGTCAAAAGTCCGCGACACGAAATCATCAGCCCGCACTACCTGCCGCCGGGTGCGGTCCATGATGTCGGACAGCGTGCTATCGAGCTTCTCCGCCTGAACTTTCAGCAAAGTGCTGCTTTCGGCGACGTTGGTGACCAGCATCTCCACGCGCGGACGTGTGTGCTCCACCAGCGCCTGGACGTTGTCGAGAGTAGGGCCGATGCGACGTTGTACGTCGTTGGCCAGGATTTCCATGCGTTTTCCGGTCTTGCGTAAGGAGATCAGAATCGCCAGCAACACAATAATCTGCATGCCGACAGCGATTCCGACTTCAATCAGAAGGATAGTAAATCGGCTTTCCATCTTTCTTCCGGACCTGCTTTCCCCTCGGGCGCGCGTTCCGCGACTAGGTTCCTTCTCCGGTTGCGGTCGCGTCCTTGTAGGCTTGTCTGCCGGCGTCGTAGGCGGTTTTCAGTTGGTCCTTTTGCTGCTGCACAAAATCCTTGCCCCGATCCACCCACTGGTTGGCCTGTTGCCGCGCATCCCGCGCTTTTCGAGCCACCCGATCGCGCTGCTCCTCGGCGCGATCGCGCACCATCTGACGCGTTTCTTCACCGGAACGAGGAGCATAGAGAATCCCGATCGCAGCTCCGATGCCGAGCCCTGCCAGGAACCAACCAAAACCATTGCCGTTATCCGCCATCTCGACCTCCTTGGATGCCCAAACTGGGCGATGTTAGCATCCGCATTCCGGAATTACAAACCAGCAAGCGAGGGCTGTGCTCTCTACAGTGCTATTGTGAAACAGCACCCTCGGCCTATGGCTTGCGGGTTGGCCGCAGCAAAATCTCGCTCGCAAACGACTGCGGCGCCTGAGTGACCAGCATCGCGACTACGTGAGCTACATCGCTGGGTTGCAGCATTTTTGCCGTATCTTTCCCTTCGTGAGGGCTTAGTTCTGTGTGAACGGACCCC
This Terriglobales bacterium DNA region includes the following protein-coding sequences:
- a CDS encoding citrate synthase; this translates as MSTSMVASKGLEGVVAAHSSICFIDGDRGVLAYRGYDIHELADHSTFEEVCHLLWYGRLPNQQELENLAISLWRESKLDAAIISLLRQVPKHALPMDVLRTTVSALAYYEPEEKAGDHEANVRKAIRLTAQISMIVAYYDRIRKGLPLVEPDRYLNHAGNFLYMLTGNRPSATASRALDVALILHADHELNASTFAARVTAATLSDMHSAVTSAIGALKGPLHGGANETVFQMLEGIDQAGADPVEYVKGMLAQKKKVPGFGHRVYHTEDPRATHLRRMSQDLGKSAGETKWFEFSYKIEEFIRSDKKLNANVDFYSASTYHTLGIDLDLFTPIFAVSRISGWTAHVIEQLDDNRLIRPRAEYGGPLYPQHYVPIGQRK
- a CDS encoding YtxH domain-containing protein; translation: MADNGNGFGWFLAGLGIGAAIGILYAPRSGEETRQMVRDRAEEQRDRVARKARDARQQANQWVDRGKDFVQQQKDQLKTAYDAGRQAYKDATATGEGT
- the mnmA gene encoding tRNA 2-thiouridine(34) synthase MnmA, producing MTPGSTIAVAMSGGVDSSAVAAMLRSEGHEVIGLTMQLWNQRRLAGQNGMPEAVHGRCCSLDDVYDARRVAEKLGIPYYVVNQEQRFESDVVRPFVQEYLSGRTPIPCSLCNNHLKFDQLLITARQIGAERLATGHYARVEYDSDRDRWLLKRPADSARDQTYFLFGLTQEQLSRTLFPLGHLQKAEVREIARSHGLALADKPDSQEICFVPGGDYKQFIDAYLAEQSEALPDTSGELVTTTGEVLGTHPGIHNFTVGQRKGLGIAAGFPLYVLGINGNKRQVVVGEDRGLWSTTLRAIRVNWIAPTNGELQHPLRVTAKIRNRHQPAAATVEAISDEEVLVTFDEPQRAITPGQAVVFYQDDVVVGGGWIT
- a CDS encoding VOC family protein, translated to MERATGIGGIFFKCDDPEKMYQWYEKHLGLKRVGGAVGFEWRHKDEDKPGMTVWSLFPRTSTYFDPSQANFMINYCVENLDALLERLRAEGVEIDPKREDHEYGRFAWIMDPEGNRIELWEPPKTQAM
- a CDS encoding amidohydrolase family protein: MITDCHVHIAPVEMFKPAALELMKKKRPNFASIVEYCRSPKSFLHHLDDAGVDRAMLINYVAPEIIGFTAGVNQWVVDYCKHNPSRLLACGSLHPRHSTNIMADVEQLVRLGVRLIKIHPPHQLLFPNGYLHGVKELEIIYRAAEANGIPVMFHTGTSIFPGARNKYGDPIHIDDVAVDFPRLRILLAHGGRPLWMNTAFFLIRRHAHVYLDISSIPPQALLKYFPRLEEIAQKTLFGSDWPGPGVPEIKGNIEAFRALPLSETAKEQILSQTALSLWPA
- a CDS encoding cysteine desulfurase family protein encodes the protein MRRAYIDNNATTPVLLPVLEAMQPYFLEQFGNASSIHHHGQHTRAAVEQARESIAELLGARPPEVVFTSGGTEADNLALFGLVRPGDHLITSQVEHHAVLNSAKRLEAMGCEVTYLPVDGGGLIDLEKLRRSVRSNTRLISIIFANNETGVTQPVVEIGRIAADADVYFHTDAVQAAGKVPINVQDIGCDLLSLSGHKIHAPQGVGVLYVRKGTLLQPMLYGGRHERSRRAGTENVPGIVALGKAAELARLGFTDGSVERIRQLRDRIETTILAEIDQVGVNGGGAPRVPNTTNIYFDCIEGEALVIALDLKGVAVSTGAACSSGAIEPSHVLTAMGLAPERARASLRFSLGKQNTSADVDLLLSILPETVARLRELSPVYNGKEAVRS
- a CDS encoding S46 family peptidase, with translation MQSPRSRYLALCLLAVLFAALLPRAAADEGMWLFNAFPKAKVKTAYGFEPAQTWLDHVRLSSVRFNNGGSGSFVSADGLTFTNHHVGAECIQDLSKSGQDYMKTGFYAPTRAQEAKCPNLELNQLVGIEDVTDKVNSAVTKEMNSAQAGAAMRSAMAAIERDCNTSTGLRCDVVTFYSGGMYQLYKYKKYTDVRLVFAPEFDAAFFGGDPDNFNYPRYDLDITFFRVYENDKPAQLKDYLRWTRTGVKEGDLVLVSGNPGSTGRLLTVAQLKFLKDMQYPWQLASLKRRIAWLKDFAAKSPENARIAQEGIFSLENSLKAITGYNDGLNDPSLLASKQEEEKKLRDDVAADPKKSAEFGNPWGEIENAMQVQRQIFFPLFYFERRAGFRGNLCGYARDLVRLAAEKTKPNGERLREYRESNLSSVEQDLFSTAPIYKTLETAILTESLQEMQSLVKEDADLVRKVLNGKTPAQRADELIPGTKLDDVAYRKQLYNGGQTAIEASKDPLIVLMRMIDPEARKVRKQYDDQVDAVEKRDGGILAKARFAQGGLNVPPDATFTLRLSYGAVRGYEENGKHLPYFTTMGGAYEHAAEHGNKDPYQLPESWMKNKSKLDLEAPFNIVATPDIIGGNSGSPVINRDGEVVGIIFDGNIQSLAWRFAYSDKQARSIHVDARAIQEALRKIYGAAALADELMNGNAGAAKGK